In a genomic window of Ranitomeya imitator isolate aRanImi1 chromosome 5, aRanImi1.pri, whole genome shotgun sequence:
- the LOC138637947 gene encoding taste receptor type 2 member 1-like → MRKQPEKDSGEVRSMKKASVVAPECNSVSWGEEQPEMRDVSRRRRRTRLKHPPDRRRSSAKVVVHTDRFVHNTSRRSDVGFFRENHRFQNMILGYKMPPEILLLVSISSLVVVIGLLLNGFIVAVNLFRWMKYQTLQTIDVLLTSLGLVRLALLIVCVEEIIFYVSGWSFLQIYDTNCEQMAFMCIDFCSLWWGSLLSVFYCVKITNYGNRLFIRLKTNISKLVPWMLLISLVISFLSSLPHRWNTFIIQHHNGTIHKNRTQEINVNLFIILFAGSIIPFLIFCFSIYLIIASLLRHTRNMSSQDSGFRDSQRDIHIGVIRNMVSFLVFYIIHAVAYINIPIFLQFRIYTFNIFCFICISAYPSLHSISLIIGNKELKKSFLANFSCTWLRNLKLQNK, encoded by the exons ATGCGGAAGCAGCCAGAAAAAGATAGCGGAGAGGTGCgtagcatgaagaaggcttcagttgtggccccagagtgtaactccgtatcctggggtgaagagcaaccggAGATGAGAGATGTCTCCCGCCGACGTCGACGAACCAGACTAAAGCACCCTCCAGACAGACGCAGAT CATCAGCTAAAGTCGTTGTCCATACAGACCGGTTCGTCCATAATACAAGCAGGAGATCTGACGTTGGCTTTTTTAGAGAGAATCATAGATTTCAGAACATGATCCTTGGATATAAGATGCCTCCTGAAATATTACTTCTTGTGTCAATTTCTAGCCTTGTGGTCGTCATCGGGCTTTTGTTAAATGGATTTATTGTTGCTGTAAACTTATTTCGGTGGATGAAATATCAAACTCTTCAGACCATCGATGTTCTTCTTACCAGCTTGGGACTAGTGAGGCTCGCACTTCTCATTGTATGCGTAGAGGAAATTATTTTTTACGTATCTGGTTGGTCTTTCCTGCAAATATATGATACTAATTGTGAACAAATGGCTTTCATGTGTATAGACTTCTGCAGTCTGTGGTGGGGCTCGCTGCTTAGTGTCTTCTACTGTGTGAAAATCACAAACTACGGCAACAGACTCTTCATCAGACTCAAGACGAACATCTCCAAGTTGGTCCCTTGGATGCTTCTCATCTCCCTGGTCATCTCCTTTCTTTCCAGCTTGCCTCATAGGTGGAATACGTTTATTATTCAACATCATAATGGCACTATCCATAAAAATAGAACCCAAGAAATAAATGTCAATTTGTTCATCATCCTTTTTGCTGGATCCATCATACCATTCTTGATATTTTGTTTCTCCATTTATCTCATCATTGCATCGCTCCTGAGACACACCAGAAATATGAGCAGCCAAGACTCCGGCTTCAGGGACTCTCAACGAGACATTCATATCGGTGTCATTCGGAATATGGTCTCTTTCCTGGTGTTTTATATCATTCATGCAGTAGCTTATATAAACATACCTATATTTCTACAATTTAGGATATATacttttaatattttttgttttatttgcataTCTGCCTACCCAAGTCTACACTCAATTTCTTTAATTATTGGCAACAAAGAGCTAAAAAAATCCTTCCTTGCTAACTTCTCATGTACTTGGTTAAGAAATTTAAAATTAcaaaacaaataa